Proteins found in one Quercus robur chromosome 2, dhQueRobu3.1, whole genome shotgun sequence genomic segment:
- the LOC126707912 gene encoding RNA-binding protein 1-like isoform X2: MADPYSRYGAGMADRDRDRDRASVSRPSFPGYLSSEPPSLALASTDMHPSSSDFLNKDINSLQPGAYGFDAIAATAAAAAGPSIKGFPSPLNDPTQRQDLTSGITQTIRDVSNERPTSLRNLDGVAVPGRESNVLFVDKLPNDCTRREVGHLFRPFIGYKDIKVVHKEPRRSGDKAMVLCFVEFVDSNCALTAMEALQGYKFDDKKPDAPVLTIQFAHFPFKLPDHDEQQNGVPR; encoded by the exons atggcGGATCCGTACAGTAGATACGGTGCAGGCATGgcagatagagatagagatagagatag AGCCAGTGTTTCAAGGCCTTCCTTTCCGGGCTATCTCTCATCCGAACCCCCATCATTGGCATTGGCCTCCACTGACATGCATCCTTCTTCTTCTGATTTCCTCAACAAAGAT ATAAATTCCTTGCAACCTGGGGCATATGGCTTTGATGCTATTGCCGCTACTGCAGCAGCAGCCGCCGGACCTAGCATTAAGGGATTCCCATCTCCTCTAAACGATCCTACCCAAAGACAGGACCTTACATCCGGCATTACCCAAACCATTCGTGATGTGAGTAATGAACGACCTACCTCTTTGAGAAATCTTGATGGTGTCGCAGTTCCAGGTCGGGAATCCAACGTTCTCTTTGTTGATAAACTTCCAAATGACTGTACCCGAAGAGAAGTAGGCC ATCTTTTCCGTCCATTTATTGGCTATAAAGATATCAAAGTTGTTCACAAGGAACCCAGGCGT AGCGGAGATAAGGCTATGGTTTTGTGCTTTGTGGAGTTTGTCGACTCTAATTGTGCTCTGACTGCCATGGAAGCTCTTCAag GTTACAAGTTTGATGACAAGAAACCTGACGCCCCTGTGTTGACGATCCAATTTGCACATTTTCCATTCAAGCTACCTGATCATGATGAGCAACAAAATGGGGTCCCACGCTGA
- the LOC126707903 gene encoding uncharacterized protein LOC126707903, which yields MEDRGEEEEVLGSSLTMEKVAAAKQFIENHYRAQMKNIQERKERRWVLERKLATSDVPEEEQINLIKDLERKETEFMRLKRHKICVDDFELLTIIGRGAFGEVRLCQEKKSGNIYAMKKLKKSEMVKRGQVEHVRAERNLLAEVASHCIVKLYYSFQDAEYLYLIMEYLPGGDMMTLLMRADTLTENVARFYIAQSVLAIESIHKHNYIHRDIKPDNLLLDKNGHMKLSDFGLCKPLDCTTLPALHENRTMDDENLTEPMDIDGCFPDAVNGSTWKSPREQLQHWQMNRRKLAFSTVGTPDYIAPEVLLKKGYGMECDWWSLGAIMYEMLVGYPPFYSDDPITTCRKIVHWRNHLRFPEDAKLTLEAKDLICRLLCDVEQRLGTGGARQIKAHPWFKDVVWDKLYEMEAAFKPEVNGELDTQNFMKFDELDPPAQARTGSGPSRKMLLTPKDLSFVGYTYKNFDAVKGLNQTFDFKRSMSPKRPSIDSLFSNSRTDYTTKQTAEDTEVQMLASSGDPMLP from the exons atggaggATCGGGGGGAGGAAGAAGAGGTGTTAGGGTCGAGTTTGACTATGGAGAAAGTGGCGGCAGCCAAGCAGTTCATAGAAAATCACTACAGAGCTCAGATGAAGAACATTCAAGAGCGCAAAGAGAg ACGATGGGTGTTAGAGAGGAAATTAGCTACCTCAGATGTGCCCGAGGAAGAACAGATCAACCTGATCAAGGATTTAGAGCGAAAAGAGACAGAATTTATGCGACTTAAAAGGCACAAGATATGTGTTGATGATTTTGAGCTTTTAACCATCATTGGGAGGGGGGCCTTTGGTGAG GTCCGATTGTGTCAGGAGAAGAAATCTGGCAATATTTATGCCATGAAAAAGTTGAAGAAATCTGAAATGGTTAAGAGAGGACAG GTGGAGCATGTTAGAGCTGAGAGGAACTTGCTGGCAGAAGTAGCCAGCCATTGCATTGTGAAACTTTATTACTCATTTCAGGATGCTGAGTATTTGTATTTGATTATGGAATATCTGCCTGGCGGGGACATGATGACTCTGCTGATGAGGGCAGACACCTTAACAGAAAATGTGGCTAGATTTTATATTGCTCAGAGCGTCCTGGCCATAGAATCTATTCACAAGCACAATTACATTCACAG AGATATTAAGCCTGACAACCTTCTTCTGGACAAAAACGGTCACATGAAGCTCTCAGATTTTGGCCTTTGTAAGCCTCTTGATTGTACTACTTTACCTGCACTGCATGAAAATAGAACCATGGATGATGAAAATTTGACAGAACCAATGGATATTGATGGATGTTTTCCTGATGCGGTTAATGGGAGTACTTGGAAGAGCCCCCGTGAACAGCTTCAACACTGGCAGATGAACAGGAGGAAGTTG GCATTTTCAACTGTGGGAACACCGGACTATATAGCTCCTGAAGTATTGCTGAAGAAGGGATATGGAATGGAATGCGATTG GTGGTCATTGGGAGCAATAATGTATGAAATGCTTGTTGGTTACCCTCCCTTTTATTCAGACGATCCAATAACCACTTGCAGAAAG ATTGTTCACTGGAGAAATCACTTAAGATTCCCAGAAGATGCAAAGTTGACACTAGAGGCCAAGGATCTTATTTGCAGGTTGCTGTGTGATGTTGAGCAAAGGCTCGGCACTGGAGGGGCACGCCAAATTAAA GCTCATCCTTGGTTCAAGGATGTCGTGTGGGATAAACTCTATGAAATGGAGGCAGCATTCAAGCCAGAAGTCAACGGGGAGCTAGATACACAGAACTTTATGAAGTTTGATGAA TTGGATCCTCCAGCCCAAGCAAGAACTGGCTCAGGCCCCTCACGGAAG ATGCTATTAACCCCAAAAGATCTAAGCTTCGTTGGCTATACATACAAGAATTTTGACGCTGTGAAAGGACTTAACCAAACTTTTG ATTTCAAAAGAAGTATGTCACCAAAACGGCCATCTATTGATTCTCTATTTA GTAATTCTAGGACAGATTATACTACTAAACAGACAGCCGAGGACACAGAGGTGCAGATGCTTGCATCATCAGGTGATCCCATGttaccataa
- the LOC126707912 gene encoding RNA-binding protein 1-like isoform X3, whose protein sequence is MADPYSRYGAGMADRDRDRASVSRPSFPGYLSSEPPSLALASTDMHPSSSDFLNKDINSLQPGAYGFDAIAATAAAAAGPSIKGFPSPLNDPTQRQDLTSGITQTIRDVSNERPTSLRNLDGVAVPGRESNVLFVDKLPNDCTRREVGHLFRPFIGYKDIKVVHKEPRRSGDKAMVLCFVEFVDSNCALTAMEALQGYKFDDKKPDAPVLTIQFAHFPFKLPDHDEQQNGVPR, encoded by the exons atggcGGATCCGTACAGTAGATACGGTGCAGGCATGgcagatagagatagagatag AGCCAGTGTTTCAAGGCCTTCCTTTCCGGGCTATCTCTCATCCGAACCCCCATCATTGGCATTGGCCTCCACTGACATGCATCCTTCTTCTTCTGATTTCCTCAACAAAGAT ATAAATTCCTTGCAACCTGGGGCATATGGCTTTGATGCTATTGCCGCTACTGCAGCAGCAGCCGCCGGACCTAGCATTAAGGGATTCCCATCTCCTCTAAACGATCCTACCCAAAGACAGGACCTTACATCCGGCATTACCCAAACCATTCGTGATGTGAGTAATGAACGACCTACCTCTTTGAGAAATCTTGATGGTGTCGCAGTTCCAGGTCGGGAATCCAACGTTCTCTTTGTTGATAAACTTCCAAATGACTGTACCCGAAGAGAAGTAGGCC ATCTTTTCCGTCCATTTATTGGCTATAAAGATATCAAAGTTGTTCACAAGGAACCCAGGCGT AGCGGAGATAAGGCTATGGTTTTGTGCTTTGTGGAGTTTGTCGACTCTAATTGTGCTCTGACTGCCATGGAAGCTCTTCAag GTTACAAGTTTGATGACAAGAAACCTGACGCCCCTGTGTTGACGATCCAATTTGCACATTTTCCATTCAAGCTACCTGATCATGATGAGCAACAAAATGGGGTCCCACGCTGA
- the LOC126707912 gene encoding uncharacterized protein LOC126707912 isoform X4, with translation MADPYSRYGAGMADRDRDRDRDRASVSRPSFPGYLSSEPPSLALASTDMHPSSSDFLNKDINSLQPGAYGFDAIAATAAAAAGPSIKGFPSPLNDPTQRQDLTSGITQTIRDVSNERPTSLRNLDGVAVPGRESNVLFVDKLPNDCTRRESGDKAMVLCFVEFVDSNCALTAMEALQGYKFDDKKPDAPVLTIQFAHFPFKLPDHDEQQNGVPR, from the exons atggcGGATCCGTACAGTAGATACGGTGCAGGCATGgcagatagagatagagatagagatagagatagag CCAGTGTTTCAAGGCCTTCCTTTCCGGGCTATCTCTCATCCGAACCCCCATCATTGGCATTGGCCTCCACTGACATGCATCCTTCTTCTTCTGATTTCCTCAACAAAGAT ATAAATTCCTTGCAACCTGGGGCATATGGCTTTGATGCTATTGCCGCTACTGCAGCAGCAGCCGCCGGACCTAGCATTAAGGGATTCCCATCTCCTCTAAACGATCCTACCCAAAGACAGGACCTTACATCCGGCATTACCCAAACCATTCGTGATGTGAGTAATGAACGACCTACCTCTTTGAGAAATCTTGATGGTGTCGCAGTTCCAGGTCGGGAATCCAACGTTCTCTTTGTTGATAAACTTCCAAATGACTGTACCCGAAGAGAA AGCGGAGATAAGGCTATGGTTTTGTGCTTTGTGGAGTTTGTCGACTCTAATTGTGCTCTGACTGCCATGGAAGCTCTTCAag GTTACAAGTTTGATGACAAGAAACCTGACGCCCCTGTGTTGACGATCCAATTTGCACATTTTCCATTCAAGCTACCTGATCATGATGAGCAACAAAATGGGGTCCCACGCTGA
- the LOC126707912 gene encoding RNA-binding protein 1-like isoform X1: MADPYSRYGAGMADRDRDRDRDRASVSRPSFPGYLSSEPPSLALASTDMHPSSSDFLNKDINSLQPGAYGFDAIAATAAAAAGPSIKGFPSPLNDPTQRQDLTSGITQTIRDVSNERPTSLRNLDGVAVPGRESNVLFVDKLPNDCTRREVGHLFRPFIGYKDIKVVHKEPRRSGDKAMVLCFVEFVDSNCALTAMEALQGYKFDDKKPDAPVLTIQFAHFPFKLPDHDEQQNGVPR, from the exons atggcGGATCCGTACAGTAGATACGGTGCAGGCATGgcagatagagatagagatagagatagagatagag CCAGTGTTTCAAGGCCTTCCTTTCCGGGCTATCTCTCATCCGAACCCCCATCATTGGCATTGGCCTCCACTGACATGCATCCTTCTTCTTCTGATTTCCTCAACAAAGAT ATAAATTCCTTGCAACCTGGGGCATATGGCTTTGATGCTATTGCCGCTACTGCAGCAGCAGCCGCCGGACCTAGCATTAAGGGATTCCCATCTCCTCTAAACGATCCTACCCAAAGACAGGACCTTACATCCGGCATTACCCAAACCATTCGTGATGTGAGTAATGAACGACCTACCTCTTTGAGAAATCTTGATGGTGTCGCAGTTCCAGGTCGGGAATCCAACGTTCTCTTTGTTGATAAACTTCCAAATGACTGTACCCGAAGAGAAGTAGGCC ATCTTTTCCGTCCATTTATTGGCTATAAAGATATCAAAGTTGTTCACAAGGAACCCAGGCGT AGCGGAGATAAGGCTATGGTTTTGTGCTTTGTGGAGTTTGTCGACTCTAATTGTGCTCTGACTGCCATGGAAGCTCTTCAag GTTACAAGTTTGATGACAAGAAACCTGACGCCCCTGTGTTGACGATCCAATTTGCACATTTTCCATTCAAGCTACCTGATCATGATGAGCAACAAAATGGGGTCCCACGCTGA